In Helianthus annuus cultivar XRQ/B chromosome 3, HanXRQr2.0-SUNRISE, whole genome shotgun sequence, a single window of DNA contains:
- the LOC110930460 gene encoding transcription factor MYC2, with amino-acid sequence MQQSSLQTRLNFILQNRPERWLYAIFWQASKDTNGRVVLLWADGYFPNTSNDHDQMFGCDDVYDTRWLMMSSVSMCFLAGQDVVGESYSLGSFLWLAGDMELRSYNSKRTEELRIHGIKSLVCIPTPNGVVELGSCDIEKQDGGLIQLTKSVFDPGSFYTNVDECEIPNQGYQNQVSEEGQEEVMSMKKMKKSSSDSDPLEINSSSPTTNNITSMPKRRGRRAKGTVAPPELLPPGYHVEAERQRREKLNHRFYALRSVVPYVSKMDKASLLADAVTYINELKSKVETLEKITGTSESSPISSRNKTQLNLKHNDYNHVDNPRSISSYSTANQVEVEVKSLGTEAMVRVQSADVNYPAAKLMDALRSLDLRVQYASVSSVKDLMLQDVIVKTPNGFTCDQEDNLRLALLNKMYLD; translated from the exons ATGCAACAATCCTCACTTCAAACCCGTCTCAACTTCATCCTCCAAAACCGACCAGAACGATGGCTTTACGCCATATTCTGGCAAGCCTCCAAAGACACTAATGGCCGTGTTGTTCTCTTGTGGGCTGATGGTTATTTCCCTAACACAAGTAATGATCATGACCAGATGTTTGGGTGTGACGATGTTTACGATACGCGATGGTTGATGATGTCTTCGGTTTCCATGTGTTTCTTGGCCGGACAAGATGTTGTAGGCGAGAGTTATAGTTTGGGGTCATTCTTGTGGTTGGCTGGTGACATGGAGCTAAGGAGTTATAATAGTAAAAGAACTGAAGAACTTAGAATACATGGAATCAAATCTTTGGTTTGTATTCCAACTCCTAATGGTGTTGTTGAATTGGGTTCTTGTGATATTGAAAAACAAGATGGTGGTTTAATTCAGTTAACGAAATCTGTCTTCGATCCTGGTAGTTTTTATACTAATGTTGATGAATGTGAAATCCCTAATCAAG GCTATCAGAATCAAGTAAGTGAAGAAGGACAGGAAGAAGTGATGAgcatgaaaaagatgaagaagtcaTCTTCAGATTCAGATCCATTGGAAATCAACAGCTCATCACCAACAACCAACAACATAACAAGCATGCCTAAGAGGAGGGGAAGGCGAGCAAAGGGAACGGTTGCTCCACCGGAACTATTGCCACCCGGGTACCATGTGGAGGCGGAGAGGCAGCGAAGAGAGAAGCTAAACCATCGGTTTTATGCTCTCAGAAGTGTGGTTCCATATGTTTCAAAAATGGACAAAGCTTCTCTATTAGCAGATGCGGTTACTTACATCAACGAGCTTAAATCCAAGGTCGAAACTTTAGAAAAAATAACAGGTACTTCAGAATCATCACCAATaagttcaagaaacaagaccCAATTGAACTTAAAACATAATGACTATAACCATGTGGATAATCCAAGAAGTATCTCCAGTTATTCGACCGCTAATCAGGTTGAAGTTGAGGTGAAATCGCTAGGAACAGAAGCGATGGTTAGGGTTCAATCAGCGGATGTTAACTATCCAGCAGCTAAATTGATGGATGCACTTAGAAGCCTTGATTTAAGAGTTCAATATGCGAGTGTGTCAAGTGTGAAAGATTTGATGCTACAAGATGTTATTGTCAAGACTCCTAATGGATTCACATGTGATCAAGAAGACAACTTGAGACTTGCTCTTCTTAACAAAATGTACTTAGATTAG